Proteins co-encoded in one Candidatus Polarisedimenticolaceae bacterium genomic window:
- a CDS encoding HD domain-containing phosphohydrolase, translating into MADVLLVGGNRDRAGGLVALLRQDGHRVVPVRDTAVWREREREAAPDLIVVAVESPDDVLRVPGRTARGFPAPLLFVQHDVDPWREIELDDRLVDRLQSPFMAEEFLGRVDALVRVRRVVLREAPDGSEAPAQGWKAAVHRFTAAMRTRVPRFEKPPAPYLEVAARVADFADRRDGFEPGHAERVTSFSAMIADELGLPDSAATPLLRAAMLHDIGKVALPVEMLRQTGPLEERQIRLLRTHADRGAKILRALDDDESVAEAILYHHERVDGQGYHGRRGDDIPLAARILAVAESYDAMTTSMVRAKMSGERAQGLLREHRGEQFDGACVDALCKALKPARSTIPLSK; encoded by the coding sequence TTGGCCGACGTCTTGCTGGTGGGCGGGAACCGCGATCGGGCCGGGGGCCTCGTGGCGTTGTTGCGCCAGGACGGCCACCGCGTGGTCCCGGTCCGCGACACCGCCGTCTGGCGCGAGCGGGAAAGGGAAGCGGCTCCCGACCTTATCGTGGTCGCGGTCGAGTCCCCCGACGACGTGCTCCGCGTCCCCGGCCGCACGGCGCGCGGATTCCCCGCACCGCTGCTGTTCGTGCAACACGACGTCGATCCTTGGCGTGAGATCGAGCTGGACGACCGACTGGTCGACCGCCTCCAGAGCCCGTTCATGGCGGAGGAGTTCCTCGGCCGCGTGGATGCGCTGGTGCGGGTCCGTCGCGTGGTGCTGCGGGAAGCCCCCGATGGGAGCGAGGCGCCGGCGCAAGGCTGGAAGGCGGCGGTCCACCGATTCACCGCGGCGATGCGGACGCGGGTCCCGCGCTTCGAGAAACCTCCCGCGCCCTACCTCGAGGTGGCGGCGCGCGTCGCGGATTTCGCCGACCGTCGCGACGGCTTCGAGCCCGGCCACGCCGAGCGCGTGACCTCGTTCTCCGCGATGATCGCCGACGAGCTGGGCCTACCCGACTCCGCCGCGACGCCGCTCCTGCGGGCCGCGATGCTGCACGACATCGGCAAGGTGGCGCTTCCGGTCGAGATGCTCCGTCAGACCGGCCCTCTCGAGGAGCGCCAGATCCGGCTCCTGCGGACCCATGCCGACCGCGGCGCGAAGATCCTGCGTGCCCTCGACGACGACGAGAGCGTGGCGGAGGCGATCCTCTACCACCACGAGCGCGTCGACGGTCAGGGGTACCACGGGCGCCGCGGCGACGACATCCCGCTCGCGGCGCGCATCCTCGCCGTCGCCGAGTCGTACGACGCCATGACGACGTCCATGGTGCGGGCGAAGATGTCCGGCGAGCGCGCGCAGGGGCTCCTGCGCGAGCATCGGGGCGAACAGTTCGACGGCGCGTGCGTCGACGCCCTCTGCAAGGCGCTCAAGCCCGCGCGTTCGACCATCCCGTTGTCGAAATAG
- a CDS encoding alpha/beta fold hydrolase yields the protein MSDALQAYRPPLWLPGRHLQTIVPSVVAARPLEGRRETLDVPVAPNATVRCAVDRSPGRTTGTLLLIHGLGGSADAPYIVRTARHALGRGWTTVRMNLRTCGGTGRLSATLCNAGQGDDAGGVLAALDREGFPRPFVAAGFSLGGNLVARYAATSGDACVADAVVGINPPLDLEGCLRALERPGNAIYHLHFVVLLCVQVGRLRRLRPVAGPSAWPWRIRTLRRFDDGFTAPDAGYDSASAYYAAASAGPLLPGIRRPTLILSAENDPFVDVATLEPFRNRSPLARFAHPRGGGHCGYWQSGHPRLWAAAAMLDWVDAALS from the coding sequence GTGAGCGACGCGCTTCAGGCCTACCGGCCGCCTCTCTGGCTTCCCGGACGCCACCTGCAGACGATCGTTCCGTCCGTGGTCGCCGCGCGACCCCTCGAGGGGAGGCGGGAGACGCTCGACGTCCCCGTCGCGCCCAACGCGACGGTGCGCTGCGCGGTCGACCGCTCCCCGGGGCGGACGACCGGGACGCTCCTCCTGATCCACGGCCTCGGCGGAAGCGCCGACGCGCCCTACATCGTCCGCACCGCGCGACACGCCCTCGGTCGGGGCTGGACGACGGTCCGGATGAACCTCCGGACGTGCGGCGGGACGGGGCGGCTATCCGCGACGCTGTGCAACGCGGGGCAGGGAGACGACGCCGGGGGCGTGCTCGCGGCCCTCGACCGGGAGGGGTTCCCGAGGCCGTTCGTCGCCGCCGGCTTCTCCCTCGGAGGGAACCTCGTCGCCCGCTACGCGGCGACCTCGGGCGACGCATGCGTCGCCGACGCGGTCGTGGGGATCAACCCGCCACTCGACCTCGAGGGGTGCCTTCGCGCGCTGGAGCGCCCCGGAAACGCGATCTACCACCTCCATTTCGTCGTGCTCCTGTGCGTGCAGGTCGGGCGGCTGCGGCGCCTTCGACCGGTCGCGGGGCCGTCGGCCTGGCCGTGGCGGATTCGGACGTTGCGTCGCTTCGACGACGGGTTCACCGCCCCCGATGCGGGGTACGACTCCGCCTCGGCGTATTACGCCGCCGCGAGCGCCGGCCCGCTCCTCCCGGGGATCCGGCGGCCGACGCTGATCCTTTCGGCCGAGAACGACCCCTTCGTCGACGTCGCGACGCTCGAGCCGTTCCGGAACCGTTCCCCCCTCGCGCGCTTCGCACATCCCCGCGGGGGCGGGCACTGCGGGTACTGGCAATCGGGGCATCCGCGCCTCTGGGCGGCTGCGGCGATGCTGGACTGGGTGGACGCCGCGCTATCCTGA